The following are from one region of the Cytobacillus firmus genome:
- a CDS encoding YrrS family protein yields the protein MKGNNRESRFGKREKRKKTNIILNSLIALVIILIIVVSAKIFFGGNNDQALPADEQTASESKQKEKNKEDKGNDIEQNKDKDKEKADKDSEEEKEKEKEKEKEKEKEENAKETEEDQEQVVTEGGSGPDVEKTIENPAWKPVGTSQTGEHTAVYDQNHADWQEMLSAISYATGVDQGNMTVWFLGNNGPNSSVGTISTKDQSEKYRVYIDWVDGEGWKPSRVEVLNEIN from the coding sequence TTGAAAGGGAATAACAGAGAATCCCGTTTTGGTAAACGGGAAAAAAGAAAAAAAACTAATATCATCTTAAATAGCCTTATTGCACTTGTCATCATCCTTATTATTGTTGTATCAGCCAAAATATTCTTTGGCGGTAATAATGATCAGGCACTTCCTGCCGATGAACAGACAGCATCTGAATCGAAACAAAAAGAGAAAAACAAGGAAGATAAGGGCAATGACATAGAGCAAAATAAGGATAAAGACAAAGAGAAAGCAGATAAAGATTCTGAAGAAGAAAAAGAAAAAGAAAAAGAAAAAGAAAAAGAAAAAGAAAAAGAAGAAAATGCTAAAGAGACTGAAGAAGATCAAGAACAAGTCGTAACAGAAGGCGGAAGCGGGCCTGACGTTGAAAAAACGATTGAAAATCCAGCATGGAAACCAGTCGGAACCTCTCAAACCGGAGAGCATACTGCTGTCTATGATCAAAATCATGCAGATTGGCAGGAAATGCTCAGTGCCATTTCTTATGCTACAGGTGTTGATCAGGGAAATATGACTGTTTGGTTCCTCGGAAATAATGGGCCCAATAGCTCTGTTGGAACAATTTCCACAAAAGATCAAAGTGAAAAGTACCGTGTCTATATAGACTGGGTTGACGGAGAAGGATGGAAGCCTTCCAGGGTAGAGGTCTTAAATGAAATAAATTAG
- the mtnN gene encoding 5'-methylthioadenosine/S-adenosylhomocysteine nucleosidase, which yields MKIAIIGAMEEEVTLLRDKIEDKQQDTIAGCEFTAGKMNGADVVLLRSGIGKVNAAMSTAILLERYKPDFVINTGSAGGFNPELNVGDTVISTEVRHHDVDVTAFGYEYGQVPQLPAAFEADHGLVQIAEACAREIGDIQVVRGLIATGDSFMSDPARVDYIRDKFTDLQAVEMEAAAVAQVAHQFETPFVVIRALSDIAGKESDVSFEQFLEKAALHSATLVMKIVDALKNNK from the coding sequence ATGAAAATAGCTATTATTGGAGCAATGGAAGAGGAAGTTACTTTACTTAGGGATAAAATAGAAGATAAGCAACAGGATACGATTGCCGGATGCGAGTTTACAGCAGGAAAAATGAATGGTGCAGATGTCGTGCTGCTCCGTTCTGGAATAGGCAAAGTGAATGCAGCCATGTCGACTGCCATCCTCTTGGAGCGGTACAAGCCGGATTTTGTCATTAACACTGGTTCAGCTGGAGGATTTAATCCTGAACTGAATGTGGGAGATACGGTAATTTCGACTGAGGTTAGACATCATGATGTAGACGTTACTGCTTTTGGCTATGAATATGGCCAGGTGCCTCAATTGCCGGCAGCATTCGAAGCCGATCACGGCCTCGTGCAGATTGCTGAAGCATGTGCCAGAGAAATCGGTGATATCCAGGTTGTCAGAGGGTTAATTGCAACAGGTGACTCCTTCATGAGTGATCCTGCAAGAGTGGATTATATTCGTGATAAATTTACAGATCTTCAGGCAGTAGAAATGGAAGCAGCAGCAGTTGCGCAGGTTGCTCATCAGTTTGAGACTCCTTTTGTTGTCATCCGTGCCCTGTCAGACATTGCAGGAAAAGAATCCGATGTTTCATTTGAACAATTTTTGGAAAAGGCAGCACTTCATTCTGCTACACTCGTAATGAAGATAGTAGATGCCCTTAAGAATAACAAATAA
- a CDS encoding YrhC family protein, producing MMNEAKHLYQKMVDFKQFAISMLAVGSFFYIGLIIPDTANTVSDLYIMAGSSSAFLIGSILFFILSKRCRTKLNETDEGQEYLMRK from the coding sequence ATGATGAACGAAGCAAAGCATTTATATCAAAAAATGGTTGATTTCAAGCAGTTTGCAATTTCAATGCTCGCTGTCGGATCGTTTTTTTACATTGGTTTAATTATCCCTGACACTGCCAATACAGTTTCTGATTTATATATAATGGCTGGATCTTCCTCAGCTTTCCTTATAGGCTCAATCCTTTTCTTTATCCTTTCCAAACGATGCAGAACGAAATTGAATGAAACGGATGAAGGCCAGGAATACCTCATGAGAAAATAA
- a CDS encoding YrzI family small protein: MTLNILFLTVTIKKRYVSAEDVVREQLAKKIIEQNRDRQFSIYRPF; the protein is encoded by the coding sequence ATGACATTAAATATCTTATTTTTGACAGTCACAATAAAAAAACGTTACGTATCAGCAGAAGATGTTGTCCGTGAACAATTGGCTAAAAAAATTATTGAACAAAACCGTGATCGTCAATTCTCAATTTACCGTCCATTTTAA
- the sigK gene encoding RNA polymerase sporulation sigma factor SigK has product MSGILTALGFLVKEIVFLVSYVKNNAFPQPLSPADEKKYLRLMAAGDSHARNMLIEHNLRLVAHIVKKFENTGEDSEDLISIGTIGLIKAIESYSEGKGTKLATYAARCIENEILMHLRALKKTKKDVSLHDPIGQDKEGNEISLIDVLKSESEDVINTIQLNMELEKVKEYIDVLDEREKEVIVGRFGLDLQKEKTQREIAKELGISRSYVSRIEKRALMKMFHEFYRAEKEKRKNNS; this is encoded by the coding sequence ATGTCCGGTATTTTGACTGCACTCGGGTTTTTGGTTAAGGAGATAGTGTTTCTTGTATCTTATGTAAAAAATAATGCATTTCCCCAACCGCTGTCTCCTGCAGATGAAAAGAAATACCTGCGTTTGATGGCTGCAGGTGATTCGCATGCCCGTAATATGCTTATTGAACATAATCTAAGGCTGGTTGCCCATATTGTAAAGAAGTTTGAAAATACAGGAGAGGATTCTGAGGATCTGATTTCAATAGGGACAATCGGACTGATAAAGGCCATCGAGAGCTATTCGGAAGGGAAAGGAACAAAGCTTGCCACCTATGCAGCCCGCTGTATTGAAAATGAGATATTGATGCACTTGCGGGCACTGAAGAAGACTAAAAAAGATGTATCCCTTCATGATCCTATTGGGCAGGACAAAGAAGGCAATGAAATATCTCTTATTGATGTTCTTAAGTCGGAATCTGAGGATGTTATTAATACAATTCAGCTAAATATGGAACTGGAAAAAGTGAAGGAGTACATTGATGTTTTAGATGAGAGAGAAAAAGAAGTCATTGTCGGCAGGTTCGGACTTGATCTGCAAAAAGAAAAAACACAAAGAGAAATTGCCAAAGAACTTGGCATATCAAGAAGTTATGTCTCCAGAATTGAAAAGAGAGCATTAATGAAAATGTTTCATGAGTTTTATCGGGCAGAAAAAGAAAAAAGGAAAAATAATAGCTAA
- a CDS encoding F510_1955 family glycosylhydrolase encodes MKQGRTILAILLLLLTAGCSVEDEQSKKTADEPSNKTSEAPVYTIIEASAQQIEHIQGIGYPGNDTGLYLASSEGFKFFKDGIWHETTSLNHDYMGFQAVKDGFIVSGHPDKNSVIKNPLGIVKSTDKGASFKKLAFSGTSSFPFLAAGYDTNLTYMINQENNDELKAGVYRSQDAGKTWDPVSLKGLEADTLGMIAAHPTNPEIMAMSTRSGIFYSQDKGETVKLVSDSIMATALAFTENSLYYAYADHEKVQMSKIDLKTMENSQIKIPFLSYDNPITYIAADQKSDGKLAISTYLKDVYESADSGESWKLLLKNGRIK; translated from the coding sequence ATGAAACAAGGCCGAACGATTTTGGCGATTCTCCTATTATTGCTCACAGCCGGCTGTTCTGTGGAGGATGAGCAAAGTAAGAAAACTGCTGATGAACCTTCAAATAAAACTTCAGAAGCACCTGTTTATACTATTATCGAGGCCTCAGCCCAGCAAATCGAGCATATTCAAGGGATCGGATATCCGGGAAATGATACTGGCCTCTATCTTGCATCAAGCGAAGGATTCAAGTTTTTCAAAGATGGCATTTGGCACGAGACCACTTCTCTTAACCATGACTATATGGGGTTTCAGGCAGTCAAAGATGGATTCATTGTCAGCGGCCATCCTGATAAGAATTCCGTTATAAAAAACCCTCTTGGAATTGTAAAAAGTACAGATAAAGGAGCCTCTTTCAAGAAACTGGCTTTTAGCGGAACAAGTTCCTTTCCTTTTCTAGCTGCAGGCTATGATACCAATCTAACCTATATGATAAATCAGGAAAATAACGATGAACTCAAGGCAGGTGTATACCGCTCTCAGGACGCAGGCAAAACATGGGATCCAGTCAGCTTAAAAGGGCTTGAGGCCGACACACTTGGTATGATTGCAGCACATCCAACTAATCCTGAAATCATGGCCATGTCAACAAGAAGCGGCATCTTTTACTCACAGGATAAAGGGGAAACTGTAAAGTTAGTATCTGATTCAATTATGGCTACAGCCCTCGCATTTACGGAGAACAGCCTGTATTATGCCTATGCCGATCATGAAAAGGTTCAAATGAGCAAAATCGATCTTAAAACGATGGAAAACTCACAGATTAAAATCCCTTTTCTCAGCTATGACAACCCTATTACATACATTGCTGCCGATCAAAAATCTGACGGAAAGCTTGCTATTTCAACTTATCTCAAAGATGTATATGAATCTGCAGACAGCGGTGAGAGCTGGAAGCTTTTATTGAAAAACGGCAGAATTAAATAG
- a CDS encoding M3 family oligoendopeptidase, giving the protein MTATAYSSVWDLDVFFKDGSGSAEFKQHLQETRKHIDSFSNLIHNWEPSNSSEDAAEISKVIELFQQTARKVRQAGAFVSCLQAQNTEDKKAKDLRGATTELSAGFQNALTVFDQKLASLNQSAWEQIINDQELNELSFVLSERREKASEKLSQEEETVINALAVDGYHGWGQMYDVIVGNIKIPCTENGEIKQLSVGQAANKFSSPDRKLRKEVFVNWEKSWGSQSDYLSKTLNHLAGFRLIVYKLRGWDDFLKEPLDLNRMKKETLETMWDVISRNKAPLVKYLERKAKLLGLEKLSWYDLDAPLSESETKLSYQEGAEFILEQFAHFGEEMTLFSKKAFEEKWIEAEDRPGKAPGGFHTYFPEDSQSRIFMTYSGTPSNVSTLAHELGHGFHTYAMRDLHLLNRNYAMNVAETASTFAEMIVSDAAVKKAGSEEEKLALLEDKVQRSVALLMNIHARFLFETRFYEERKQGNVSAERLNDIMAAAQKEAYGDALDEYHPSFWASKLHFFITGVPFYNFPYTFGYLFSLGIYAQALKEGKGYEEKYIALLKDTASMTVEDLAMKHLNADLTKPEFWESAVQLCMDDVEEFLALTEEK; this is encoded by the coding sequence ATGACTGCAACAGCATATTCATCAGTGTGGGATTTAGATGTTTTTTTTAAGGATGGAAGCGGTTCAGCTGAATTTAAACAGCATTTACAGGAAACAAGAAAACATATTGATTCATTCTCTAATCTAATACATAATTGGGAGCCTTCTAACTCAAGCGAAGATGCCGCAGAAATAAGTAAGGTTATTGAGCTGTTTCAGCAGACAGCAAGAAAAGTGCGCCAGGCCGGAGCTTTTGTCAGCTGTCTTCAGGCACAAAATACCGAAGACAAAAAAGCGAAAGACCTTAGAGGCGCAACTACGGAATTGAGTGCAGGTTTTCAAAATGCTTTAACTGTATTTGATCAGAAGCTGGCAAGTTTAAATCAGAGTGCATGGGAGCAGATAATAAATGATCAGGAATTAAATGAACTCTCATTTGTATTAAGCGAACGCCGCGAAAAGGCCTCAGAAAAACTTTCGCAGGAGGAAGAAACTGTTATTAATGCTCTTGCTGTTGATGGGTATCACGGATGGGGCCAGATGTATGACGTAATAGTAGGAAATATAAAGATTCCCTGCACTGAAAATGGGGAGATAAAACAGCTGTCAGTTGGACAGGCTGCCAATAAGTTTTCAAGTCCTGACCGAAAGCTGCGCAAGGAAGTTTTTGTTAACTGGGAAAAATCATGGGGCAGCCAGTCCGATTATTTATCCAAGACCCTAAATCACTTAGCCGGTTTTAGATTAATTGTATATAAATTAAGAGGCTGGGATGATTTTCTTAAGGAACCGCTGGATTTAAACAGGATGAAAAAAGAAACCCTTGAGACAATGTGGGATGTCATTTCCCGTAATAAAGCACCTCTTGTTAAATATTTGGAGAGAAAGGCAAAGCTTTTAGGTTTAGAGAAATTAAGCTGGTATGACCTGGATGCGCCGCTCTCCGAGTCAGAAACGAAATTATCCTATCAGGAGGGCGCAGAATTTATCCTTGAGCAGTTTGCCCACTTCGGAGAAGAGATGACCCTATTTTCTAAAAAAGCCTTTGAAGAAAAGTGGATTGAAGCTGAGGACCGTCCAGGAAAGGCGCCAGGCGGTTTTCATACTTACTTTCCTGAAGACAGCCAATCAAGAATCTTTATGACATACTCAGGGACACCATCCAATGTTTCTACTCTTGCACATGAACTCGGGCATGGTTTTCATACCTATGCAATGAGAGATCTTCATTTGCTGAATCGAAATTATGCCATGAATGTTGCGGAGACAGCATCTACTTTTGCAGAAATGATTGTCTCTGATGCCGCAGTGAAAAAAGCAGGATCAGAAGAAGAGAAACTGGCACTATTAGAAGATAAAGTTCAAAGATCGGTTGCACTGCTAATGAATATCCATGCTCGATTCCTGTTTGAAACCAGATTCTATGAAGAAAGAAAACAGGGAAATGTGAGTGCCGAACGTCTGAATGACATCATGGCGGCAGCCCAAAAAGAGGCTTATGGAGACGCACTTGATGAGTATCATCCTTCCTTCTGGGCTTCAAAACTGCACTTCTTTATTACTGGCGTCCCATTCTATAATTTCCCATATACTTTTGGATATTTATTCTCGCTGGGAATCTATGCACAGGCACTAAAAGAAGGGAAAGGATATGAAGAAAAATATATAGCATTATTAAAGGATACTGCATCGATGACAGTTGAAGATTTAGCGATGAAGCATTTAAATGCTGATTTAACCAAGCCAGAGTTCTGGGAAAGTGCCGTACAATTATGCATGGATGATGTGGAAGAGTTCCTGGCATTAACAGAAGAAAAATAA
- the pssA gene encoding CDP-diacylglycerol--serine O-phosphatidyltransferase — protein MFFQDVLDLTIKKLKAQTANILTLSNLFLGCFAILFSINDNLKLSVLLIFIAALADRFDGMAARKMNIESELGKQLDSMSDIISFGVAPALLLYTGILFEFGAPGAFLTALYIGCGALRLARFNISENNGYFTGLPITASGCLATLCYLAIPFWPSPIFLFIMLILSFLMISPFRVKKM, from the coding sequence ATGTTTTTTCAGGATGTTCTTGATTTAACCATTAAGAAGCTAAAGGCACAGACAGCCAATATCTTAACTCTGTCTAATTTGTTCTTAGGATGCTTTGCTATTTTATTTTCTATTAACGACAATTTGAAATTGAGTGTGCTGCTTATCTTTATCGCAGCTCTTGCTGACCGATTTGATGGGATGGCAGCACGGAAAATGAATATTGAATCGGAACTAGGAAAGCAGCTCGATTCGATGAGTGACATTATTTCATTTGGAGTTGCACCTGCACTGCTCCTATACACGGGAATACTTTTTGAATTCGGGGCACCCGGCGCCTTCCTGACTGCTCTATATATCGGATGTGGAGCTTTGCGGCTCGCCCGTTTTAACATTAGCGAGAATAACGGCTATTTTACCGGTCTGCCAATAACAGCTTCCGGATGCCTCGCCACTTTATGCTATCTTGCGATCCCGTTTTGGCCTTCACCTATATTCCTTTTCATCATGCTGATACTTTCATTTTTAATGATAAGCCCTTTCAGGGTGAAAAAAATGTAA
- a CDS encoding phosphatidylserine decarboxylase, whose protein sequence is MLKPVYRLLIELTNGRWTSGILQKFAQSNLSRRVIPSFSRIYNINESEMEKNLHEYPTLHEFFIRRLKEDARVTDESPDSAVSPVDAVIEDIGDIREDRIITVKGKNYSISEMLGANKAGKYAGGTYMIFYLSPSHYHRIHSPVTGKVTDQWILGLKSFPVNKWGLKYGRETLSKNFRSITEVKHGDSAIAIVKVGAMFVNSIELTHEGDQLEKGKEMAYFTFGSTVILLFEKGKFQLEKSIKTPAQIKVGERIGTLL, encoded by the coding sequence TTGTTAAAACCTGTATATCGACTGCTGATTGAATTGACAAATGGAAGATGGACATCCGGTATACTTCAGAAATTTGCACAATCAAATCTAAGCAGGAGGGTCATTCCTTCATTTTCAAGAATTTATAATATTAATGAAAGTGAAATGGAAAAAAACCTGCATGAATATCCAACACTTCATGAGTTTTTCATTAGAAGGCTGAAAGAAGATGCACGAGTAACGGATGAGAGCCCTGATTCAGCAGTGAGTCCTGTAGATGCTGTAATCGAAGATATTGGGGATATCCGGGAGGATCGTATAATTACGGTAAAAGGGAAGAACTATTCCATCTCTGAGATGCTTGGTGCAAATAAAGCAGGGAAATATGCAGGCGGCACTTACATGATCTTTTATTTAAGTCCGAGCCACTACCACAGGATACACAGCCCGGTCACTGGAAAAGTAACAGATCAATGGATTCTGGGGTTAAAATCTTTTCCTGTTAACAAATGGGGTTTAAAATATGGAAGAGAAACGCTTTCTAAAAATTTCCGGAGCATAACTGAAGTAAAGCATGGTGATTCAGCCATCGCAATTGTGAAGGTGGGTGCTATGTTTGTAAATTCCATCGAACTTACCCATGAAGGGGACCAGCTTGAAAAAGGAAAGGAAATGGCCTATTTTACATTTGGCTCTACTGTCATTCTTCTGTTTGAGAAGGGGAAATTCCAGCTCGAAAAGTCAATTAAGACCCCTGCTCAAATTAAAGTAGGGGAGCGGATTGGAACCCTGTTGTGA
- a CDS encoding sporulation histidine kinase inhibitor Sda has product MRKLSDELLIESYYKAKELQLSKDFIRLIETEIHRRSLSNRIKVTS; this is encoded by the coding sequence ATGCGTAAACTGTCAGATGAATTATTAATCGAATCCTATTATAAAGCAAAAGAACTGCAGCTTAGCAAAGACTTCATCCGTTTAATTGAAACAGAAATCCACCGTCGATCACTATCAAACAGAATAAAAGTTACATCATAA
- a CDS encoding YqeG family HAD IIIA-type phosphatase, with protein MLKHFLPNQHVKSIFEITPHSLQGKGVKGIITDLDNTLVEWDRPNATPKLINWFEEMKQSNIKVTIVSNNNENRVKAFSHPLDIPFIYQARKPMGRAFRRALAEMGLRKEETVVIGDQLLTDVLGGNRSGFHTILVVPVAQTDGFVTKFNRLVERRILNWFRKKGMIQWED; from the coding sequence GTGTTAAAGCATTTTTTGCCTAATCAGCATGTTAAAAGTATTTTTGAAATAACTCCACATAGTTTACAGGGAAAGGGAGTTAAAGGGATAATCACGGACCTGGATAATACACTTGTTGAATGGGACAGGCCCAATGCAACGCCGAAGCTGATTAACTGGTTTGAAGAAATGAAGCAAAGCAATATTAAGGTTACCATTGTGTCTAATAATAATGAAAATCGCGTTAAGGCTTTTTCCCATCCACTTGATATTCCATTTATTTATCAGGCGAGAAAGCCAATGGGCAGGGCCTTCCGGAGAGCTCTAGCTGAGATGGGACTGAGAAAAGAAGAAACAGTGGTGATTGGAGATCAATTGCTGACTGATGTACTGGGAGGAAACAGAAGCGGTTTCCATACTATATTGGTCGTACCTGTTGCTCAAACTGACGGGTTTGTTACGAAATTTAACCGGCTGGTAGAGAGACGGATTTTAAATTGGTTCAGAAAAAAAGGCATGATTCAGTGGGAGGATTAA
- the yqeH gene encoding ribosome biogenesis GTPase YqeH, translated as MSEEQFVCVGCGVKVQAENPDELGYAPQSALQKETIICQRCFRLKHYNEVQDVSLTDDDFLKILNEIGQSDALIVKIVDIFDFNGSWLPGLHRFVGSNKILLVGNKVDLLPKSVKTNKLINWMKQESKQLGLKPEEVYLASAAKGYSINEIAAAIDHYREGKDVYVVGCTNVGKSTFINRILKEVTGEGDVITTSHFPGTTLDIIEIPLSDGKALVDTPGIINHHQMAHYVDKRDLKVITPKKEIKPKVFQLNEEQTLFFGGLARFDYIAGGRRSFVCHFSNELNIHRTKTEKADELYENHAGEMLTPPRIEQMETFPELVKHEFTIKEPKTDIVFSGLGWITVNEGGAKVAAYVPKGVHAMIRKSLI; from the coding sequence GTGAGTGAAGAACAATTTGTTTGCGTAGGCTGTGGAGTGAAAGTTCAGGCAGAGAATCCTGATGAATTAGGTTATGCTCCTCAATCAGCTCTGCAGAAGGAAACGATTATTTGCCAGCGCTGTTTCAGGCTGAAGCACTATAATGAAGTTCAGGATGTAAGCTTGACTGATGATGATTTTCTAAAGATCCTGAATGAAATTGGACAAAGTGATGCACTTATTGTGAAGATTGTGGACATTTTTGATTTTAACGGCAGCTGGCTCCCAGGTCTTCACCGTTTTGTGGGCAGCAATAAAATTCTGCTTGTTGGAAACAAAGTTGACCTGCTTCCAAAGTCCGTGAAAACAAACAAGCTGATTAACTGGATGAAGCAGGAATCAAAACAGCTGGGGCTGAAACCGGAAGAGGTGTATCTGGCCAGTGCTGCAAAAGGGTACTCCATTAATGAAATTGCAGCAGCCATCGATCATTATCGGGAAGGAAAAGACGTTTATGTAGTAGGATGTACGAATGTAGGTAAATCCACTTTCATCAATCGCATATTAAAAGAAGTAACAGGTGAGGGCGATGTCATCACTACTTCCCACTTCCCAGGAACGACTCTGGATATTATCGAGATCCCTCTATCTGATGGAAAGGCTTTGGTGGATACTCCAGGCATAATTAACCATCATCAGATGGCTCATTATGTAGATAAAAGGGATTTAAAGGTGATAACACCTAAAAAGGAGATTAAACCTAAGGTTTTCCAGCTGAATGAAGAGCAGACTCTGTTTTTTGGCGGACTGGCCAGGTTTGATTATATTGCTGGCGGCCGGCGGTCATTTGTTTGTCATTTCTCCAATGAATTAAATATTCACCGCACCAAAACAGAAAAGGCGGATGAGCTATATGAGAATCATGCGGGAGAGATGCTTACACCGCCAAGAATAGAGCAGATGGAAACCTTCCCGGAGCTTGTGAAACATGAATTCACAATTAAAGAACCGAAAACAGATATAGTATTTTCAGGACTTGGCTGGATAACGGTAAATGAGGGTGGGGCCAAAGTAGCTGCATATGTTCCTAAAGGTGTCCATGCCATGATAAGGAAGTCATTAATTTAG